The following are encoded together in the Phenylobacterium sp. NIBR 498073 genome:
- a CDS encoding PLP-dependent aminotransferase family protein, protein MSWADIYPWRGPTAGEPVIRQIYDQVRGAIMQSALKPGERLPSSRDFARRLGVARASVVAAYDLLLAEGYAIGRPGSGTYVSGDLSGVAELKPAAPGSHEPALVPARVRELDEAALPTPQPEQRLFTTGRTLLDARALDAWSRSTRRALRHLDPVHFGYSDPRGDRALRAAISDYLRAARGVICEPDQVIVTAGAQHAVDIAARVLLKDGDRVWMEDPGYPATRHALAAMGADIFHAPVDRHGIVVAAGVEVAADARVAFVTPSHQYPLGMTLSMGRRMELLAWARAAGAWIVEDDYASEFRYSGPPLESLQGLDGGERVIYVGTLNKALFPGLRMGYMVAPKPLAGALANARQLMDRQPPTLTQAIVLDFFREGHFAAHIRRRRLAYKAQRDALAGALESQLGDLLEVDVPDQGMTLIAYLKGGGSDLEVEAAAAAGGVSVRAISRLYRQAPPRQGLMLGFSGFPERMMAPGVTRLARALGV, encoded by the coding sequence ATGAGCTGGGCCGACATCTATCCCTGGCGCGGACCGACGGCCGGCGAGCCGGTCATCCGCCAGATCTACGACCAGGTGCGCGGCGCGATCATGCAGAGCGCGCTGAAGCCGGGCGAACGCCTGCCGTCCAGCCGCGACTTCGCGCGGCGGTTGGGGGTGGCGCGGGCCTCGGTGGTCGCCGCCTACGACCTGCTGCTGGCCGAGGGCTACGCGATCGGGCGGCCGGGCTCGGGCACCTATGTCTCGGGCGACCTCTCCGGCGTCGCCGAGCTGAAGCCGGCCGCCCCCGGCTCGCACGAGCCGGCGCTGGTGCCGGCGCGGGTGCGCGAGCTGGACGAGGCGGCGCTGCCGACGCCGCAGCCCGAGCAGCGGCTGTTCACCACCGGCCGCACCCTGCTTGACGCCCGCGCACTGGACGCCTGGTCGCGCTCGACCCGGCGGGCGCTGCGCCATCTCGATCCGGTCCACTTCGGCTATTCCGACCCCCGCGGCGACCGCGCCCTGCGCGCGGCGATCAGCGATTATCTGCGGGCCGCGCGCGGGGTGATCTGCGAGCCCGACCAGGTGATCGTCACCGCCGGCGCCCAGCATGCGGTCGACATCGCCGCCCGGGTTCTGCTGAAGGACGGCGACCGGGTGTGGATGGAGGACCCCGGCTATCCGGCCACCCGTCACGCCCTGGCGGCGATGGGGGCCGACATCTTCCACGCCCCGGTCGACCGCCACGGGATCGTGGTCGCCGCCGGGGTCGAGGTGGCGGCGGATGCGCGCGTGGCCTTCGTGACCCCCTCGCACCAGTATCCGCTGGGCATGACCCTCTCGATGGGCCGGCGGATGGAGCTGCTGGCCTGGGCGCGGGCGGCCGGCGCCTGGATCGTCGAGGACGACTACGCCTCGGAGTTCCGCTATTCCGGCCCGCCGCTGGAATCGCTGCAGGGCCTCGATGGCGGCGAGCGGGTGATCTATGTCGGCACCCTCAACAAGGCGCTCTTTCCGGGCCTGCGCATGGGCTACATGGTCGCGCCCAAGCCGCTGGCCGGGGCCCTGGCCAACGCCCGCCAGCTGATGGACCGCCAGCCGCCGACCCTGACCCAGGCGATCGTGCTGGACTTCTTCCGCGAGGGCCATTTCGCCGCCCACATCCGCCGCCGGCGGCTGGCCTACAAGGCCCAGCGCGACGCGTTGGCCGGCGCGCTGGAGAGCCAGCTCGGCGATCTGCTGGAGGTCGACGTCCCCGACCAGGGCATGACCCTGATCGCCTATCTGAAGGGGGGCGGCTCGGACCTTGAGGTCGAGGCTGCGGCCGCCGCCGGCGGGGTCAGCGTGCGGGCGATCAGCCGGCTCTATCGCCAGGCGCCGCCCCGGCAGGGACTGATGCTCGGCTTCTCCGGCTTTCCGGAGCGGATGATGGCGCCGGGCGTGACGCGGCTGGCGCGGGCGCTCGGCGTCTAG
- a CDS encoding pyridoxamine 5'-phosphate oxidase family protein — protein sequence MSQFTPTPRSRARRKPDRAAYDEAAVFAVLDAGLLCHVGYVIDGQPFVTPTTYWREGRKLYWHGSAASRMLKAQGCGLPVCVTVTHVDGLVLARSGIAHSMNYRSVMAFGRARLIEGLAARRAAMEAFIDRLYPERSAELRPPTDNEILQIGLVEMTIEEASAKQRDGGVNRIAADDDWTAWSGVIPVETRLGAPMADAQQSAGAAPSPSLSLYKPGARLDNVLSKAARG from the coding sequence ATGAGCCAATTCACCCCGACCCCGCGCTCGCGCGCCCGGCGCAAGCCCGACCGCGCCGCCTATGACGAAGCCGCGGTGTTCGCCGTTCTCGACGCCGGCCTGCTGTGCCACGTCGGCTACGTGATCGACGGCCAGCCGTTCGTCACCCCGACCACCTACTGGCGCGAGGGCCGCAAGCTCTACTGGCACGGCTCGGCCGCCAGCCGGATGCTGAAGGCGCAAGGCTGCGGCCTGCCGGTCTGCGTGACGGTCACCCATGTCGACGGCCTGGTGCTGGCCCGTTCGGGCATCGCCCACTCGATGAACTACCGCTCGGTGATGGCCTTCGGCCGCGCCCGGCTGATCGAGGGGCTGGCCGCCCGCCGCGCAGCGATGGAGGCGTTCATCGACCGGCTCTACCCGGAGCGCTCGGCCGAACTGCGCCCGCCGACCGACAACGAGATCCTGCAAATCGGGCTGGTCGAGATGACCATCGAGGAGGCCAGCGCCAAGCAGCGCGACGGCGGCGTCAACCGCATCGCCGCCGACGACGACTGGACCGCCTGGAGCGGGGTGATCCCCGTCGAGACCCGGCTCGGCGCGCCGATGGCCGACGCCCAGCAGAGCGCGGGCGCGGCGCCCTCGCCGAGCCTGAGCCTCTACAAGCCCGGCGCACGCCTCGACAACGTGTTGAGCAAGGCGGCGCGGGGCTAA
- a CDS encoding ATPase, translated as MKRLAIVAVLLLAAGRSHAEVADQGTAGFQVRHVALIAAPPAKVRAAALDIGRWWSSSHTYSGDADNLSIDAAGCFCEKLPDGLVRHMTLVYSAPDALRLAGALGPLATTGASGHLGLSFGKTADPNSTQLVLTYDVGGYAKGGLAQTWAAPVDGVLGQQVARLKRYVESGKPE; from the coding sequence ATGAAAAGGCTCGCGATTGTCGCTGTGCTGTTGCTGGCCGCCGGCCGCTCGCACGCCGAGGTCGCCGACCAGGGCACGGCCGGGTTCCAGGTCCGCCACGTCGCCCTGATCGCCGCGCCGCCGGCTAAGGTCCGCGCCGCGGCGCTGGACATCGGCAGGTGGTGGAGCAGCAGCCACACCTATTCGGGCGATGCGGACAATCTCTCGATCGATGCGGCGGGCTGCTTCTGCGAGAAGCTGCCGGACGGGCTCGTGCGGCACATGACCCTGGTCTATTCGGCGCCGGACGCCCTGCGGCTGGCCGGGGCGCTGGGGCCGCTGGCGACCACCGGGGCGAGCGGGCATCTGGGGCTGTCGTTCGGCAAGACGGCCGATCCGAACAGCACGCAGCTGGTCCTGACCTACGACGTCGGCGGCTACGCCAAGGGCGGGCTGGCCCAGACCTGGGCCGCCCCGGTCGACGGCGTGCTCGGCCAGCAGGTCGCGCGGCTGAAGCGATACGTCGAGAGCGGCAAGCCGGAGTAG
- a CDS encoding aspartate/glutamate racemase family protein produces the protein MAIGVFDSGVGGLSVHRALVQRLPQADFIYLGDQANAPYGGRTGEEIVDLTRAGCERLFDLGCDLVVLACNTASAIALRRLQQTWLPGYRKALGRPVNVLGIIVPTIEAATGMPWEHEAERRGEKVEKLDILAVFCTPATARSRVYEIEIDKRRQDVAVFAEPCPELARMIENGAGAVELAQAVEAHVAAVTTRVGRPPDRAILGCTHYEIIADIFRAALKPGTPLIHQPQATADALEAYLAKHPEYRTGQDAGRRFITTGEPGTQNLLVETFWGGPLSFEKA, from the coding sequence ATGGCCATTGGCGTCTTCGATTCAGGCGTGGGCGGGCTCTCCGTGCACCGCGCGCTCGTGCAGCGGCTGCCGCAGGCCGACTTCATCTATCTGGGCGACCAGGCCAACGCGCCGTACGGCGGGCGGACCGGCGAGGAGATCGTCGACCTGACCCGGGCCGGGTGCGAGCGACTGTTCGACCTCGGCTGCGACCTGGTGGTGCTGGCCTGCAACACCGCCTCGGCGATCGCCCTGCGCCGGCTGCAGCAGACCTGGCTGCCCGGCTACCGCAAGGCGCTGGGCCGGCCGGTCAACGTGCTGGGCATCATCGTCCCGACCATCGAGGCGGCCACCGGCATGCCCTGGGAGCACGAGGCCGAGCGCCGCGGCGAGAAGGTCGAGAAACTGGACATCCTGGCGGTGTTCTGCACCCCGGCCACCGCCCGCTCGCGGGTCTATGAGATCGAGATCGACAAGCGCCGCCAGGACGTGGCGGTGTTCGCCGAGCCCTGCCCCGAACTGGCGCGGATGATCGAGAACGGCGCCGGCGCGGTCGAGCTGGCCCAGGCGGTCGAGGCCCATGTCGCGGCGGTGACCACCCGGGTCGGCCGCCCGCCGGACCGCGCGATCCTCGGCTGCACCCATTACGAGATCATCGCCGACATCTTCCGTGCGGCGCTGAAGCCCGGCACGCCGTTGATCCACCAGCCGCAGGCGACCGCCGATGCGCTGGAGGCCTATCTCGCCAAGCATCCCGAGTACCGGACCGGACAGGACGCCGGGCGGCGGTTCATCACCACCGGCGAGCCGGGAACCCAGAACTTGCTGGTTGAGACCTTCTGGGGAGGGCCGCTAAGCTTCGAGAAGGCTTAG
- a CDS encoding TetR/AcrR family transcriptional regulator: MRVNLEARAAAAEQRKAQTRERLLDAAIAVIGEKGPDACSIEDFVAAADVSRGTFYNYFPTAEELLRAVRRKITAALTAVLDARLPASMSVSLRLATRLHSYILSVSRDPAWGWMTARLDASRLERTPVLEANLDLMFYEGVSRGEFRDMDPAAVRTLVFGASRMVQRDILMGLSSPEHAIQVVALVLNACGRPYESALAVSREGAAVALEIHAVLDAA; encoded by the coding sequence ATGCGGGTCAATCTTGAGGCCCGGGCCGCGGCGGCCGAGCAGCGCAAGGCGCAGACGCGCGAGCGCCTGCTCGACGCTGCGATCGCGGTGATCGGCGAAAAGGGCCCCGACGCCTGCTCGATCGAGGACTTCGTGGCCGCCGCCGACGTCTCGCGCGGGACGTTCTACAACTACTTCCCGACCGCCGAGGAACTGCTGCGCGCGGTGCGCCGCAAGATCACCGCGGCGCTGACCGCGGTGCTCGACGCGCGGCTGCCGGCCAGCATGTCGGTGTCGCTGCGCCTGGCCACCCGCCTGCACAGCTACATCCTGTCGGTCAGCCGCGACCCGGCCTGGGGTTGGATGACCGCCCGCCTGGACGCCTCGCGGCTGGAGCGGACCCCGGTGCTCGAGGCCAATCTCGACCTGATGTTCTACGAGGGCGTCTCGCGCGGCGAGTTCCGCGACATGGACCCGGCCGCCGTCCGCACCCTGGTGTTCGGCGCCAGCCGCATGGTCCAGCGCGACATCCTGATGGGCCTCTCCAGCCCCGAGCACGCCATCCAGGTGGTCGCCCTGGTGCTCAACGCCTGCGGCCGTCCCTACGAGTCGGCATTGGCCGTCAGCCGCGAGGGCGCCGCCGTCGCCCTGGAGATCCACGCCGTCCTCGACGCGGCCTGA
- a CDS encoding M3 family metallopeptidase encodes MKRRTFLAASGALAAASALPAAAFAQGAAAASALTAAWTGPFGGVPAFDKVAVADFPAAYELAMKTERGEIDAIAANPAPADFDNTIAALERSGDLINRVGMFGGVWSSTLSTPELRAQEKVLNPKLAAHSDETLQNEKLFARIEAVYEGRAKLTPEQQRLTWVYWNRFVRAGAKLSPADKKRVAQINQELAALFTSFSQNLLADETDYVLYLRTESELAGLPDDVRAAAAVAAEERGKKGEWAILNTRSSMDPFLTYSSRRDLREKVWRTYYSRGDNGDAKDNNANIKKILKLRFERAQLLGYATHAHWRLEAAMAKTPEAAMELMTRVWPSAIGRVKEEVAEMQAIADKERAGIRIEPWDYRYYAEKVRAARYDLDMNQIKPYMQLEKLREGMFWAAGEVYGFEFVQVADIPVAHPDIRVWEVRKAGQHIGLWYFDPYARAGKRSGAWMNAYRRQERFDRPITTIVSNNSNFVKGAPGEPVLISWDDAETMFHEFGHAIHGLNSDVNYPSLAGTAVPRDYVEFPSQINEHWLPTQQVLSKYALHHKTGAPIPQALVDRLEKAKTFRQGFDVTEYLSSALIDMKLHLAGGADIDPDAFERDELAKLGMPSEVVMRHRTPQFGHVFASDGYSAGYYSYLWSETLALDVVDAFKSAPGGMYDKAMATKLHDNVMSVGNSIDPAIAYRTLMGRDVDVKAYLRDKGFPTA; translated from the coding sequence ATGAAACGGCGCACGTTCCTTGCCGCCTCCGGCGCGCTCGCCGCCGCCTCGGCCCTGCCGGCCGCCGCCTTCGCGCAAGGCGCCGCCGCGGCCAGCGCCCTGACCGCCGCATGGACCGGCCCCTTCGGCGGCGTTCCCGCCTTCGACAAGGTCGCCGTCGCCGACTTCCCCGCCGCCTACGAGCTGGCCATGAAGACCGAGCGGGGCGAGATCGACGCCATCGCCGCCAATCCGGCGCCGGCCGACTTCGACAACACCATCGCGGCGCTGGAGCGCTCGGGCGACCTGATCAACCGGGTCGGCATGTTCGGCGGCGTCTGGTCCTCGACCCTCTCGACCCCGGAGCTGCGCGCCCAGGAAAAGGTGCTGAACCCCAAGCTCGCCGCCCATAGCGACGAGACCCTGCAGAACGAGAAGCTCTTCGCGCGCATCGAGGCGGTCTATGAGGGCCGCGCCAAGCTGACCCCCGAGCAGCAGCGCCTGACCTGGGTCTACTGGAACCGCTTCGTGCGCGCCGGCGCCAAGCTGTCGCCCGCCGACAAGAAGCGCGTGGCCCAGATCAACCAGGAACTGGCGGCCCTGTTCACCAGCTTCAGCCAGAACCTGCTGGCCGACGAGACCGACTACGTCCTCTACCTGCGCACCGAGAGCGAGCTGGCCGGTCTGCCCGACGACGTCCGCGCCGCGGCCGCCGTCGCCGCCGAGGAGCGCGGCAAGAAGGGCGAGTGGGCGATCCTCAACACCCGCTCGTCGATGGACCCGTTCCTGACCTATTCCAGCCGCCGCGACCTGCGCGAGAAGGTCTGGCGCACCTATTACAGCCGCGGCGACAACGGCGACGCCAAGGACAACAACGCCAACATCAAGAAGATCCTGAAGCTGCGCTTCGAGCGCGCCCAGCTGCTCGGCTATGCGACCCACGCCCACTGGCGGCTGGAAGCGGCCATGGCCAAGACGCCGGAAGCGGCCATGGAGCTGATGACCCGCGTGTGGCCCTCGGCCATCGGCCGGGTCAAGGAAGAGGTCGCCGAGATGCAGGCGATCGCCGACAAGGAACGGGCCGGCATCCGCATCGAGCCGTGGGACTATCGCTACTACGCCGAGAAGGTCCGGGCCGCGCGCTACGACCTCGATATGAACCAGATCAAGCCGTACATGCAGCTGGAGAAGCTGCGCGAGGGCATGTTCTGGGCCGCCGGCGAGGTCTACGGCTTCGAGTTCGTGCAGGTCGCCGACATTCCGGTCGCCCACCCCGACATCCGCGTCTGGGAGGTCAGGAAGGCCGGCCAGCACATCGGCCTCTGGTACTTCGACCCCTATGCGCGGGCGGGCAAGCGCTCGGGCGCCTGGATGAACGCCTATCGCCGCCAGGAAAGGTTCGACAGGCCGATCACCACGATCGTCTCGAACAACTCGAACTTCGTGAAGGGCGCGCCCGGCGAGCCGGTGCTGATCTCCTGGGACGACGCCGAGACCATGTTCCACGAGTTCGGCCACGCCATCCACGGCCTGAACTCCGACGTGAACTATCCTTCGCTGGCCGGCACCGCGGTGCCGCGCGACTACGTCGAGTTCCCCAGCCAGATCAACGAGCACTGGCTGCCGACCCAGCAGGTGCTGAGCAAGTACGCCCTGCACCACAAGACCGGCGCCCCGATCCCGCAGGCGCTGGTCGACAGGCTGGAAAAGGCCAAGACCTTCCGCCAGGGCTTCGACGTCACCGAGTACCTGTCCTCGGCCCTGATCGACATGAAGCTGCACCTGGCCGGCGGCGCCGACATCGACCCCGACGCCTTCGAGCGCGACGAGCTGGCCAAGCTCGGCATGCCGAGCGAAGTGGTCATGCGCCACCGCACCCCGCAGTTCGGCCACGTCTTCGCCTCGGACGGCTACTCGGCCGGCTACTACAGCTACCTGTGGTCGGAGACCCTGGCCCTCGACGTCGTCGACGCGTTCAAGAGCGCGCCGGGCGGCATGTACGACAAGGCGATGGCGACGAAGCTGCACGACAACGTCATGAGCGTCGGCAACTCCATCGATCCGGCGATCGCCTACCGCACCCTGATGGGCCGCGACGTCGACGTGAAGGCCTACCTGCGCGACAAGGGCTTCCCGACCGCCTGA
- a CDS encoding DNA cytosine methyltransferase, with product MSRALSFYEFFAGGGMARLGLGPAWTCAFANDFDPLKAATYRANFEGAAEHFHEGDVWAIDPTALPPHADLAWASSPCQDFSLAGARAGLAGGRSSAFFGFWRLIQALGEAAPRAVVIENVSGLLTSHGGADFTALCQALADQGYAFGALEIDAARFTPQSRPRVFVIATRAPPAPGLTGESPFQTRAVREAHARLPEHLARRWIWWRGAAPAARNTDLAALLEPDDAVAWRAPDKTAALLALMAPQHLAKIEVARRTGARQVGAVFRRMRVENGQRVQRAEVRFDGLAGCLRTPRGGSSRQTLVVVEHGQVRSRLVSPREGARLMGLPDGYALPPAATGALHVVGDGVVVPVVRWLSEQILEPLLARQAAVAAE from the coding sequence ATGAGTCGGGCGCTTTCCTTCTACGAATTTTTCGCCGGCGGCGGCATGGCCCGCCTCGGCCTGGGGCCGGCGTGGACCTGCGCCTTCGCCAATGACTTCGATCCCCTGAAGGCGGCGACCTATCGCGCCAACTTCGAGGGCGCCGCCGAGCATTTCCACGAGGGCGACGTCTGGGCGATCGATCCGACCGCCCTGCCGCCGCACGCCGATCTCGCCTGGGCCTCCTCGCCCTGCCAGGACTTCAGCCTCGCCGGCGCCCGCGCGGGCCTCGCCGGCGGACGCTCCTCGGCCTTCTTCGGCTTCTGGCGGCTGATCCAGGCGCTGGGCGAGGCCGCCCCCCGCGCCGTGGTCATCGAGAACGTCAGCGGCCTGCTCACCTCGCACGGCGGGGCCGACTTCACCGCCCTCTGCCAGGCGCTGGCGGACCAGGGCTACGCCTTCGGGGCGCTGGAGATCGACGCCGCCCGCTTCACCCCGCAATCGCGGCCGCGGGTCTTCGTGATCGCCACCCGCGCGCCGCCCGCGCCCGGCCTGACCGGCGAGAGCCCGTTCCAGACCCGCGCGGTGCGTGAGGCCCACGCCCGGCTGCCCGAGCACCTGGCCCGACGCTGGATCTGGTGGCGCGGCGCGGCGCCCGCCGCCCGCAACACCGACCTCGCCGCCCTGTTGGAGCCCGACGACGCCGTCGCCTGGCGCGCGCCCGACAAGACCGCCGCGCTGCTGGCGCTGATGGCCCCGCAGCACCTGGCCAAGATCGAGGTCGCGCGGCGCACCGGCGCCCGCCAGGTCGGCGCGGTCTTCCGGCGGATGCGGGTCGAGAACGGCCAGCGGGTGCAGCGCGCGGAGGTCCGCTTCGACGGCCTGGCCGGCTGCCTGCGCACCCCGCGCGGCGGCTCCTCGCGCCAGACCCTGGTGGTGGTCGAGCACGGCCAGGTCCGCAGCCGCCTGGTCTCGCCGCGCGAAGGCGCCCGGCTGATGGGCCTGCCGGACGGCTACGCCCTGCCGCCCGCCGCCACCGGCGCCCTGCACGTGGTCGGCGACGGGGTCGTGGTCCCTGTGGTCCGCTGGCTGTCCGAGCAGATCCTCGAACCGTTGCTCGCCCGCCAGGCGGCCGTCGCCGCCGAATAG
- the cysK gene encoding cysteine synthase A: protein MADSTYDAARYKRSGRGKIFDSVIDLIGDTPLVRLPNLTKALKPKGEVVAKLEFFNPLASVKDRIGVAMIEWLEATGKLKPGGSIVEPTSGNTGIALAFVAASKGYPITLVMPESMSIERRKMLLILGAKLELTPAERGMAGAVARAREIVEATPGAVMPQQFDNEANPLIHRVSTAEEIWNDTDGKVDAVISGVGTGGTITGIGQVLKARKPSVKMVAVEPEASPVLSGGQPAPHKIQGIGAGFVPSILDRGVIDEIIQVSNDDSFAMARRVAKEEGLPVGISSGAALTAAFDLASRDEYAGKLIVAIIPSFAERYLSTALFEGL, encoded by the coding sequence ATGGCCGACTCCACCTACGACGCAGCCCGCTACAAGCGTTCCGGCCGCGGCAAGATCTTCGATTCCGTCATCGACCTGATCGGCGACACCCCGCTGGTCCGCCTGCCGAACCTGACCAAGGCGCTGAAGCCCAAGGGCGAGGTCGTCGCCAAGCTCGAGTTCTTCAACCCGCTGGCCTCGGTCAAGGACCGCATCGGCGTGGCGATGATCGAATGGCTGGAAGCGACCGGCAAGCTGAAGCCCGGCGGCTCGATCGTCGAGCCGACCAGCGGCAACACCGGCATCGCGCTGGCCTTCGTCGCCGCCTCCAAGGGCTATCCGATCACCCTGGTCATGCCGGAAAGCATGTCGATCGAGCGTCGCAAGATGCTGCTGATCCTCGGCGCCAAGCTCGAGCTGACCCCGGCCGAGCGCGGCATGGCCGGCGCCGTCGCCCGCGCCCGCGAGATCGTCGAGGCCACCCCCGGCGCGGTGATGCCCCAGCAGTTCGACAACGAGGCCAACCCGCTCATCCACCGGGTCTCGACCGCCGAGGAAATCTGGAACGACACCGACGGCAAGGTCGACGCGGTGATCTCCGGCGTCGGCACCGGCGGCACCATCACCGGCATCGGCCAGGTGCTGAAGGCCCGCAAGCCGTCGGTGAAGATGGTCGCGGTCGAGCCCGAGGCCTCGCCCGTGCTCTCGGGCGGCCAACCGGCCCCGCACAAGATCCAGGGCATCGGCGCGGGCTTCGTGCCCTCGATCCTCGACCGCGGCGTGATCGACGAGATCATCCAGGTGTCGAACGACGACAGCTTCGCCATGGCCCGCCGCGTGGCCAAGGAAGAGGGCCTGCCGGTCGGCATCTCGTCGGGCGCGGCCCTGACCGCCGCCTTCGACCTGGCCTCGCGCGACGAATATGCGGGCAAGCTGATCGTGGCGATCATCCCCAGCTTCGCCGAGCGCTACCTCTCCACCGCGCTGTTCGAAGGGCTCTAA
- a CDS encoding NAD(P)/FAD-dependent oxidoreductase codes for MAVVGCGVAGMAAARALARKGHAVTLLEAFQQPRPLGSGLLLQPSGLAALRQLGLAEQVVARGARVERLDGRDLRGRLIMDMRYADWRPDAFGVGVHRATLFDILHDGLESAGVALRTGVDVASFEHGAAPVLVDTAGARHGPFDLVVVADGSASRLRAQLRPGAKAPVYPWGAVWANAGDEAGAFAGSLSQRYDRASTMMGVLPIGRGPDGGRAELVSFFWSLPVTQMDGFLSGDLAEWRRRAVAMWPQAAPIIEQFQDPAQFSRASYRDVRVGRWSQGPFVLIGDAAHGTSPQLGQGANMGIIDAVELAERLGEDAPRSVRGFQAARRRHAGLYQFMSRWLTPMFQSGGWLGPFVRDAVFTPMSKAPGGRQIAARVLTGTLRLGRTPKGLRP; via the coding sequence ATCGCGGTCGTCGGATGCGGCGTCGCCGGCATGGCGGCGGCGCGCGCCCTGGCGCGCAAAGGTCATGCGGTGACCTTGCTGGAGGCGTTCCAGCAGCCGCGTCCGCTCGGCTCGGGGCTGCTCCTGCAGCCCTCGGGCCTGGCGGCCCTGCGCCAACTGGGCCTCGCCGAGCAGGTCGTCGCCCGCGGCGCGCGGGTCGAGCGGCTGGATGGCCGCGACCTGCGCGGCCGGCTCATCATGGATATGCGCTACGCCGACTGGCGGCCGGACGCCTTCGGGGTCGGCGTGCATCGCGCCACTCTGTTCGACATTCTGCATGACGGGCTGGAGAGCGCCGGCGTCGCGCTGCGCACCGGCGTCGACGTGGCGAGCTTCGAGCACGGCGCCGCCCCGGTCCTGGTCGATACGGCCGGCGCGCGCCACGGCCCCTTCGACCTGGTGGTCGTGGCCGACGGCTCGGCCTCGCGCCTGCGCGCGCAGCTGCGCCCAGGCGCCAAGGCCCCGGTCTATCCTTGGGGCGCGGTCTGGGCCAACGCCGGCGACGAGGCCGGCGCCTTCGCCGGGTCGCTTTCCCAGCGCTATGATCGCGCCTCCACCATGATGGGCGTGCTGCCGATCGGGCGCGGTCCTGACGGCGGGCGGGCCGAATTGGTCAGCTTCTTCTGGTCCTTGCCGGTGACGCAGATGGACGGGTTTCTCAGCGGCGACCTGGCGGAGTGGCGCCGGCGCGCGGTCGCCATGTGGCCGCAGGCCGCGCCGATCATCGAGCAGTTCCAGGACCCGGCGCAGTTCTCCCGCGCCAGCTATCGCGATGTCCGGGTCGGCCGCTGGTCGCAAGGCCCGTTCGTGCTGATCGGCGACGCCGCCCATGGGACCAGCCCCCAGCTCGGCCAGGGCGCGAACATGGGGATCATCGACGCCGTCGAGCTGGCCGAGCGGCTGGGCGAGGACGCCCCGCGTTCGGTCCGCGGCTTCCAGGCCGCGCGCCGCCGCCACGCCGGGCTCTACCAGTTCATGTCGCGCTGGCTGACGCCGATGTTCCAGTCCGGCGGCTGGCTGGGCCCCTTCGTCCGCGACGCGGTCTTCACGCCGATGTCCAAGGCGCCGGGCGGCCGCCAGATCGCCGCGCGGGTGCTGACCGGGACCCTGCGCCTGGGCCGAACCCCGAAAGGCCTGCGGCCGTGA
- the vsr gene encoding DNA mismatch endonuclease Vsr, with protein sequence MSDVFTPEKRSAVMARVKGKNTTPELKVRKALTALGARYRLNRKDLPGTPDIVLPGRRLAIFVHGCFWHGHDCPRGARTPKANREYWTAKVARNVARDQRTSGELSAAGWRVETLWECELKDGAALSERLQRLLQQTPLTPRSPRSSPNWR encoded by the coding sequence GTGAGCGACGTCTTCACCCCCGAAAAACGCTCGGCGGTGATGGCCCGCGTGAAGGGCAAGAACACCACGCCCGAGCTCAAGGTGCGCAAGGCGCTGACCGCGCTCGGCGCCCGTTACCGCCTCAACCGCAAGGACCTGCCCGGCACGCCCGACATCGTCCTGCCGGGGCGGCGGCTGGCGATCTTCGTGCACGGCTGCTTCTGGCACGGCCACGACTGCCCGCGCGGCGCGCGGACGCCCAAGGCCAACCGGGAATACTGGACCGCCAAGGTCGCCCGCAACGTCGCCCGCGATCAGCGCACCTCGGGCGAGCTGTCGGCCGCCGGCTGGCGCGTCGAGACCCTCTGGGAGTGCGAGCTGAAGGACGGCGCGGCGCTGAGCGAGCGGCTACAGCGCCTCCTCCAACAAACCCCGCTCACCCCACGCTCACCTCGGTCTTCACCGAATTGGCGATGA
- a CDS encoding OsmC family protein — MAAYTADVAWSLREGEDFAKGRYSRGHVISFDGGLIVPASASPHVVGKWAVQEAVDPEEMFVAALSNCHMLTFLHKARLAGFVVTSYRDHASGIMEEIAPGKMAVTKVTLSPKIEWDGEAPNAEMLAHLHHEAHEECFIANSVKTEVSVG, encoded by the coding sequence ATGGCCGCCTACACCGCCGACGTCGCCTGGAGCCTGCGCGAGGGCGAGGATTTCGCCAAGGGCCGCTACAGCCGCGGCCATGTGATCAGCTTTGACGGCGGGCTGATCGTGCCGGCCTCGGCCTCGCCGCACGTGGTCGGCAAGTGGGCGGTGCAGGAGGCGGTCGACCCGGAAGAGATGTTCGTGGCGGCGCTGTCGAACTGCCACATGCTGACCTTCCTGCATAAGGCGCGGCTGGCCGGGTTCGTGGTCACCTCCTATCGCGACCACGCCAGCGGGATCATGGAGGAGATCGCGCCGGGCAAGATGGCGGTCACCAAGGTGACGCTGTCGCCGAAGATCGAGTGGGACGGCGAGGCGCCCAATGCCGAGATGCTGGCCCATCTGCACCACGAAGCGCACGAGGAGTGCTTCATCGCCAATTCGGTGAAGACCGAGGTGAGCGTGGGGTGA